In one Rhopalosiphum padi isolate XX-2018 chromosome 3, ASM2088224v1, whole genome shotgun sequence genomic region, the following are encoded:
- the LOC132923908 gene encoding uncharacterized protein LOC132923908 yields the protein MDVSRARAAAAFIIIHHIIKKKPKRKARWWMKKLYVNRMQCGVKLLEDMRYEAVEDTIKIFTRMTTIEFEHLKSLIEPQVKKMDTQFREVISVTERLGITLRFLAAGDSYTSLQYLFRVSKQSISRIVPEVCDALCNALKDWVKAPDSEEEWLEIAQDFERKWNFPHVIGALDGKHVMLQAPVNSGTEYYNYKHFFSIVLMALVDADYCFRYVDVGCKGRRSDGDVFKNTKLYKKLEEKSLKIPPPSILQVPYAIKIPYVILADKAFSLNEYTMKPFKGEPARGSQERIFNYRLSRGRRVVENAFGILSSVFRVLRKPMLLEPKTATKIVLTTIHLHNYLRKKPNTRSLYTPPGSLDSETDGELRPGTWRNEPAPTSLLPMPCIPRRAGNYAKEIRSHLAHHFVTSGEIPWQNRY from the exons ATGGACGTTTCACGTGCACGAGCAGCTGCTGCTTTCATCATAATACatcacattattaaaaaaaaacctaaacgaAAAGCGCGATGGTGGATGAAGAAATTGTACGTTAATCGAATGCAGTGTGGTGTTAAACTTTTGGAAGATATGAGATATGAAGCCGTTGaagatacaataaaaatttttacaaGAATGACAACTATAGAGTTTGagcacttaaaatcattaattgagCCACAGGTGAAGAAAATGGACACACAATTTAGAGAAGTGATTTCAGTAACGGAAAGATTAGGCATAACATTAAGATTTTTAGCAGCTGGAGACTCATATACAAGCCTGCAATACCTTTTTCGAGTATCAAAACAATCCATTTCACGAATAGTTCCAGAAGTTTGTGATGCATTATGTAATGCTCTGAAAGATTGGGTTAAG GCACCAGACTCTGAAGAAGAATGGTTAGAGATAGCACAAGATTTTGAAAGAAAATGGAATTTTCCTCATGTAATAGGCGCGTTAGATGGAAAGCATGTAATGTTACAAGCACCGGTTAACAGTGGTacagaatattataactataaacattttttcagtATAGTACTAATGGCTTTAGTAGACGCTGACTATTGCTTTAGGTACGTAGATGTTGGTTGTAAAGGTAGACGTTCTGATGGTGATGTTTTCAAgaatactaaattatacaaaaaactaGAAGAAAAATCTTTGAAAATACCCCCTCCATCAATACTTCAGGTCCCCTATGCTATCAAAATACCTTATGTAATTCTGGCTGACAAAGCTTTTTCACTTAATGAATACACTATGAAACCATTTAAAGGAGAACCAGCCAGAGGTTCTCAGGAAAGAATCTTTAATTACAGGCTATCTCGAGGACGTCGAGTAGTCGAAAATGCTTTCGGAATTCTGAGCTCAGTATTTAGAGTACTACGGAAGCCTATGTTATTAGAACCTAAAACGGCTACTAAAATTGTTCTAACCACTATTCATTTGCATAATTATTTGAGGAAAAAACCAAATACGCGATCACTATACACGCCACCTGGATCTCTAGATAGTGAGACAGATGGGGAACTTAGACCAGGAACTTGGAGAAATGAACCTGCACCTACATCACTACTGCCTATGCCTTGTATTCCACGAAGAGCTGGAAACTATGCGAAAGAAATACGTTCACATCTAGCACATCATTTTGTTACCAGTGGTGAAATACCGTGGCAAAAcagatattaa
- the LOC132924505 gene encoding uncharacterized protein LOC132924505 has protein sequence MDNEKCRVLIQLYGAKDFLWNSKSPLYHNKSVREDAWKEISSVMNIPAVELKKKMTTLLTSYRREKSRIAKSLITGSGTHQVYVSKWFAFDDFDFMKDKDVPNETSDTITEDVS, from the exons ATGGATAATGAAAAGTGTCgtgttttaatacaattgtatggAGCTAAAGATTTCTTATGGAATAGTAAATCTCCACTTTACCACAATAAATCAGTGAGAGAAGATGCGTGGAAAGAAATAAGTTCAGTAATGAACATACCTGCTGTCGAACTGAAGAAGAAAATGACAACGCTTCTGACGTCTTATAGAAGAGAGAAATCAAGAATAGCCAAAAGTCTTATTACTGGTTCTG gtacACATCAAGTTTACGTATCAAAGTGGTTTGCTTTTGACGACTTTGATTTTATGAAAGATAAAGACGTACCTAATGAAACATCCGATACTATAACGGAAGATGTaagttaa